The Fusarium falciforme chromosome 7, complete sequence genome window below encodes:
- a CDS encoding Pectate lyase, producing MKFSMVIAGLFASAAIATPQGNITPNTMGALEKRASFPIPASKGSVTYKSAQTVKGTFDGGMKTYGRGVKCTGQKEGGDKDAVFILENGATLKNVIIGTDQIEGVHCKGSCTIENVWWKKVCEDALTLKGDGNALVKGGGATGADDKVIQHNGLGTVTIDGFTVVDFGKLYRSCGNCKKMGTRNVVVKNVKAYNGKLLTGINSNKGDKSTITGTCATSVKKICTEYEGTVPGKEPKELRSGVSAACKYTSVKSC from the coding sequence ATGAAGTTCTCCATGGTCATCGCCGGGCTCTTTGCCTCTGCCGCTATTGCCACTCCTCAGGGCAACATCACCCCCAACACCATGGGAGCCCTCGAGAAGCGTGCCTCCTTCCCCATCCCCGCCTCCAAGGGTTCCGTCACCTACAAGTCGGCCCAGACCGTCAAGGGAACCTTTGATGGCGGCATGAAGACCTACGGCCGTGGTGTGAAGTGCACTGGTCAGAAGGAGGGCGGCGACAAGGATGCCGTCTTCATCCTTGAGAACGGAGCCACCCTCAAGAACGTCATCATCGGCACCGATCAGATTGAGGGCGTTCACTGCAAGGGTTCCTGCACCATCGAGAACGTCTGGTGGAAGAAGGTCTGCGAGGATGCCCTTACCCTCAAGGGTGACGGTAACGCTCTCGTCAAGGGAGGTGGTGCTACTGGAGCCGACGACAAGGTTATCCAGCACAACGGTCTTGGTACGGTTACCATCGACGGCTTCACTGTCGTTGACTTCGGAAAGCTTTACCGATCTTGCGGTAACTGCAAGAAGATGGGCACCCGCAACGTCGTGGTCAAGAACGTCAAGGCCTACAACGGCAAGCTCCTCACTGGCATCAACTCCAACAAGGGTGACAAGTCTACCATCACTGGCACTTGCGCTACCTCTGTCAAGAAGATCTGCACTGAGTACGAGGGTACCGTCCCCGGCAAGGAGCCCAAGGAGCTCCGCTCCGGTGTTAGCGCCGCTTGCAAGTACACTTCCGTCAAGTCGTGCTAA
- a CDS encoding AAA domain-containing protein, producing MKVSALQGDRPLAQDGDDGSGDVPLIPNIKELGWVDFKPQLATYWPLPDDWPHRKEMDDEPKHVIEILKEQPRQGQFFRVADISFSAVGNSAVVQNISHNTDAYQIRIRSEILIRTLSELTGCKTKLGPYGHRLLLLRPFKLLISFEKDIRNRLEELEKLHATGNHGDPREEAPSKGSQEPSHAAGPLKETQSVEALKHLGVLCRAINTYLTRPIKLQHSLSHESGPTITFHDLWCLFKPGYEVVGQEMSRMQLYRVVNTTGGRDNARDQNIGMALPVMRTPGLLASEKLKKEGYSHGSLVLECFYIHFDGIHFGPVNRTFHIRRFDGERPINSLPIVPLKFYKDAQETREKLLHRGREFAKLANPKVRAHRKYKGLTLDKNQEQVESEVIVDFELAFLQKKDSKPHLGFEGLLVSDEHGELHDPMLGSIPCTVPGCCSNDSIFMDYEVDAYERNSFKESKKPLLEMVPAGSRALTNDQLVLLPPQVHGFVLRTRRWATFDIDLLSDPEYVDGWSNLVIDPDIKETVLALVENHHGSQDHQAKSDAGLSSVDLIQGKGTGLIILLHGEPGVGKTSTAECVASHTKRPLFPITCGDIGDKAETVEANLEKNFQLAHRWGCVLLLDEADVFLNARDEDIQRDSIVSVFLRSLEYYSGILLLTTNRVGHIDRAFKSRIHLSLLYKRLDLDQTMKIWKNNIKRIENQFEREGKKIRCKQSSILHFAKRHFDELDESKSLVVWNGRQIRNAFQTAVALATYEAKTGGVPVLGSENFEKVARTAKQFERYLKGVTLSSDPEYARASRLRDDEFSSSCSSDSETEERGRKRKKGKRKTGKRQKKKGRRARDSTDESSEDSNKVGESDSDSKSSNSSDRARKRKKV from the exons ATGAAAGTCAGCGCACTGCAGGGAGATCGGCCGTTAGCccaagatggcgatgacggaAGCGGTGATGTTCCTTTGATTCCCAacatcaaggagctcggcTGGGTCGATTTCAAACCACAGCTAGCGACCTACTGGCCTCTGCCCGACGACTGGCCACATCGAAAAGAAATGGATGATGAGCCGAAACACGTCATCGAGATACTCAAGGAACAGCCACGCCAGGGCCAATTCTTCAGAGTCGCCGACATCTCTTTTTCTGCAGTCGGAAACTCAGCCGTTGTCCAGAACATAAGCCACAACACAGATGCCTACCAAATTCGGATAAGATCAGAGATTCTGATCAGGACCCTCAGTGAACTCACAGGTTGTAAGACAAAATTAGGGCCGTATGGACATCGGCTTTTGCTGCTGCGACCGTTCAAGCTTCTCATAAGCTTTGAAAAGGACATTAGAAACCGTTTGGAGGAATTGGAGAAGCTTCATGCCACTGGGAACCACGGTGATCCTCGGGAGGAAGCCCCATCGAAAGGTAGCCAGGAACCAAGCCATGCTGCTGGCCCGCTCAAGGAGACACAATCCGTCGAGGCGCTGAAACATCTCGGAGTTCTGTGCCGTGCAATCAACACTTATCTGACTCGTCCTATCAAGCTTCAGCACAGTTTGAGCCATGAAAGTGGCCCCACGATTACATTTCACGACTTGTGGTGTCTTTTCAAACCGGGATATGAGGTTGTTGGCCAAGAGATGTCACGGATGCAGCT GTATCGAGTCGTCAACACCACCGGAGGCCGCGATAACGCCAGGGATCAGAATATTGGGATGGCACTCCCTGTTATGCGTACTCCGGGTCTACTCGCATCCGAGAAGCTGAAAAAGGAGGGCTACTCGCATggctccttggtcttggagtGCTTTTACATCCATTTTGATGGCATTCATTTCGGGCCAGTGAACAGGACATTTCATATCCGCAGGTTTGATGGCGAAAGGCCGATAAACTCGCTACCTATCGTACCACTAAAATTCTACAAGGATGCGCAAGAGACCCGGGAGAAACTTCTCCACAGAGGCAGGGAGTTCGCCAAGTTAGCAAACCCAAAAGTCAGAGCTCACCGCAAGTACAAGGGATTGACGCTGGATAAGAATCAAGAACAG GTCGAGTCCGAGGTCATCGTTGACTTTGAGCTGGCGTTCCTACAGAAGAAAGACAGCAAGCCTCATCTAGGATTCGAGGGCCTCCTGGTTTCTGACGAGCATGGCGAGTTACATGACCCCATGTTAGGTAGCATCCCGTGCACTGTACCGGGATGCTGTAGCAATGATTCCATCTTCATGGACTACGAGGTGGATGCATACGAGCGGAACAGCTTCAAGGAGAGCAAGAAGCCTCTTCTCGAGATGGTCCCGGCCGGATCAAGGGCGTTAACTAATGACCAGTTGGTTTTGCTACCGCCCCAGGTGCACGGATTCGTTTTGAGGACTAGGAGATGGGCCACGTTCGATATTGATCTCCTCAGCGACCCAGAATATGTCGATGGCTGGAGCAACCTCGTCATCGATCCCGATATCAAAGAGACAGTActcgccctcgtcgagaACCACCACGGGTCCCAGGACCATCAAGCCAAGTCCGATGCAGGCCTTTCGTCCGTGGACTTGATTCAAGGCAAGGGCACCGGCCTCATCATTCTTCTTCACGGTGAACCCGGAGTCGGCAAGACAAGCACCGCCGAATGCGTTGCTTCACACACCAAACGACCATTGTTCCCCATCACCTGTGGAGACATCGGAGACAAGGCTGAGACTGTGGAAGCGAATCTGGAAAAGAACTTTCAACTGGCTCACAGGTGGGGATGTGTGCTGCTCCTCGATGAGGCTGACGTCTTCTTGAATGCACGTGACGAGGACATCCAACGAGACTCAATCGTGTCTG TGTTTCTAAGAAGCCTCGAGTACTACAGT GGCATCCTGTTGTTAACAACGAATCGAGTCGGACACATAGACAGGGCGTTCAAGTCCCGCATCCATCTGAGTCTTTTATACAAGAGACTGGACCTTGATCAGACAATGAAGATCTGGAAAAACAACATCAAGAGGATTGAAAATCAGTTTGAGCGGGAGGGAAAGAAAATTCGTTGCAAACAGAGCAGTATCCTCCACTTCGCCAAGCGACACTTCGACGAGTTGGACGAATCAAAAAGCCTAGTTGTCTGGAACGGAAG GCAGATTCGCAATGCATTCCAGACAGCCGTTGCCCTCGCCACTTACGAAGCCAAGACAGGGGGGGTGCCGGTTCTGGGCTCTGAGAATTTCGAAAAGGTGGCGAGGACAGCAAAGCAGTTTGAAAGGTATCTCAAAGGAGTGACTCTTTCAAGCGACCCTGAATATGCTAGAGCTAGCCGATTGAGGGACGACGAGTTTTCGTCAAGTTGCTCCAGCGACAGCGAAACAGAGGAAagggggaggaagagaaaaaaggggaagagaaagaCAGGCAAACGGCAGAAAAAGAAGGGGAGGCGGGCGAGGGATAGCACAGACGAGTCGAGCGAGGACAGTAACAAGGTTGGAGAGTCGGATTCGGACAGCAAATCCTCTAATTCGAGTGATAGGGCacgaaagagaaagaaggtgTAG